A window of the Terriglobia bacterium genome harbors these coding sequences:
- a CDS encoding CoA transferase subunit A — MRDAIAELVPDGCSVAMGLQMEQMIPFAAGHELIRQKKRGLTLIGPISDILFDQMIGAGCAERVIAAWVGNVMMGSAYNFRREVESGRVQVTNMTNFAVALALQAAAMGAPFLPTRTALGSDVARGNEFFTAIESPFKSGDKLHAVKALAPDVTIVHVQRADEQGNAHCWGNFGVMIEGVRAAKKVIVVAEEVVAPEVIASDPNRTVIPGFLVSAVVECPMGAHPSPVQGYYKRDDAFFRQYHEQTKTQADFDNWAARWVNGVQDRAGYVKQLGDCRVQELGVKQHAYAAAADFGY; from the coding sequence ATGCGTGACGCCATCGCCGAGTTGGTGCCCGACGGCTGCTCGGTGGCGATGGGGCTCCAGATGGAGCAGATGATCCCGTTCGCGGCGGGGCACGAGCTCATCCGCCAGAAGAAGCGCGGGCTGACGCTCATCGGGCCGATCTCCGACATCCTCTTCGACCAGATGATCGGCGCCGGATGCGCGGAGCGCGTGATCGCGGCCTGGGTGGGCAACGTGATGATGGGCTCGGCGTACAACTTCCGGCGCGAGGTCGAGAGCGGGCGGGTGCAGGTCACGAACATGACCAACTTCGCGGTCGCGCTGGCGCTGCAAGCAGCGGCCATGGGTGCACCGTTCCTGCCCACGCGCACGGCGCTGGGCTCCGACGTGGCCCGTGGAAACGAGTTCTTCACCGCGATCGAATCTCCATTCAAGTCCGGGGACAAACTGCACGCGGTGAAGGCTCTGGCGCCCGACGTGACCATCGTCCACGTGCAGCGTGCCGACGAGCAGGGCAACGCGCACTGCTGGGGAAATTTCGGGGTCATGATCGAGGGCGTGCGCGCGGCGAAGAAGGTGATCGTCGTGGCGGAGGAAGTCGTCGCGCCCGAGGTCATCGCCAGCGATCCCAATCGCACCGTCATCCCTGGTTTCCTGGTGAGCGCGGTGGTCGAGTGCCCGATGGGAGCGCATCCGTCGCCAGTTCAGGGCTATTACAAGAGAGATGACGCCTTCTTCCGCCAATACCACGAGCAGACCAAGACCCAAGCGGACTTCGACAACTGGGCCGCGCGGTGGGTTAATGGCGTCCAGGACCGCGCAGGTTATGTGAAGCAACTCGGCGACTGCCGCGTGCAAGAACTCGGTGTCAAACAGCACGCCTACGCCGCAGCTGCAGATTTCGGATACTGA
- a CDS encoding enoyl-CoA hydratase/isomerase family protein, protein MATTTQSPAETKQLINYRTDAGVAVIEMNDPPANTYTYEMNRQLDEAILKARMDNDVHVIVLTGAGDKFFSAGANIKMLASVDPVFKYYFCLHANEMLLRLEHTPKLVIAALNGHTVGGGLEIAMAADLRIARKDAGKIGLPEVNLGVLPGTGGTQRLSRMVGKSKAIELMVTGNTFSFEEAKELGLVNDIFERDGFMENVMEYARQFCPPNKAAKAVGHIKRAVQTGWEIPMESALAVERELQALLFNSQDAKEGLNAYVEKRPATFTAK, encoded by the coding sequence ATGGCAACAACGACGCAATCCCCAGCCGAGACCAAGCAGCTCATCAACTACCGCACCGACGCGGGTGTAGCCGTCATCGAGATGAACGACCCGCCGGCCAACACCTACACCTACGAGATGAACCGTCAGCTCGACGAGGCCATCCTCAAGGCGCGCATGGACAACGACGTCCACGTGATCGTCCTGACCGGCGCGGGGGACAAATTCTTCTCCGCCGGCGCCAACATCAAGATGCTGGCCAGCGTGGACCCGGTCTTCAAATACTACTTTTGCCTGCACGCGAACGAGATGCTGCTGCGACTGGAGCACACGCCGAAACTCGTCATCGCGGCGCTGAACGGGCACACCGTCGGTGGGGGGCTGGAGATCGCCATGGCGGCCGACCTCCGCATCGCGCGCAAGGACGCGGGCAAGATCGGACTGCCCGAGGTCAACCTGGGTGTGCTGCCCGGCACCGGCGGAACGCAGCGCCTGTCGCGCATGGTCGGCAAGTCAAAGGCCATCGAGCTGATGGTGACGGGCAACACCTTCAGCTTCGAAGAGGCGAAGGAACTCGGGCTGGTGAACGACATCTTCGAGCGCGACGGCTTCATGGAAAACGTGATGGAGTACGCGCGCCAGTTCTGCCCGCCCAACAAGGCGGCCAAGGCCGTCGGGCACATCAAGCGCGCGGTGCAGACCGGGTGGGAGATCCCGATGGAGTCGGCGCTGGCGGTCGAGCGCGAGTTGCAGGCGCTGCTTTTCAACAGCCAGGACGCCAAGGAAGGCCTGAACGCGTACGTGGAGAAGAGGCCCGCGACGTTTACCGCAAAGTGA
- a CDS encoding enoyl-CoA hydratase/isomerase family protein: MQSQTQSEYKTIAVAMEPPVARITLSRPPLNVINMEMMDELLAVIEQIEQRPDIPVIVFSGSPKAFSAGVEVKEHTPDKVEGMLRKFHSVIRAMLLTRKVTIAAVEGACLGGGAEVALICDLVYTARDASWAFPEIKLACYPPVACAALAALIGQKRAADLILTGRQISGDEALAIGLATGAARGEELLGLVNDAVDRLSKLSPAALAIAKKAFYAWDAFHLDKGLQRAENLYFDELMKTADAAEGINAFLEKRKPVWKGK; this comes from the coding sequence ATGCAGAGCCAGACACAATCCGAATACAAGACCATCGCGGTTGCGATGGAGCCCCCGGTGGCCCGCATTACCCTCTCGCGGCCGCCGCTGAACGTCATCAATATGGAGATGATGGACGAGCTGCTGGCGGTGATCGAGCAGATCGAGCAGCGCCCCGACATTCCGGTCATCGTCTTCAGCGGCAGCCCCAAGGCCTTCTCCGCAGGGGTCGAGGTCAAGGAACACACGCCCGACAAAGTCGAAGGCATGCTGCGCAAGTTCCACTCGGTGATCCGCGCCATGCTGCTGACCAGAAAGGTCACCATCGCGGCCGTCGAGGGCGCGTGCCTGGGCGGCGGCGCCGAGGTGGCGCTGATCTGCGACCTGGTCTACACCGCACGGGATGCCTCGTGGGCATTCCCCGAGATCAAGCTGGCCTGCTATCCGCCGGTGGCGTGCGCGGCGCTGGCCGCGCTGATCGGGCAGAAGCGGGCCGCCGACCTCATCCTGACCGGCCGCCAGATCTCGGGCGACGAGGCGCTCGCCATCGGCCTGGCCACCGGTGCCGCACGCGGCGAGGAACTGCTCGGGCTCGTCAACGACGCTGTTGATCGGCTGTCAAAGCTCAGCCCGGCGGCGCTGGCCATCGCCAAGAAAGCGTTCTACGCCTGGGATGCGTTCCACCTCGACAAGGGCCTGCAACGCGCCGAAAACCTCTACTTCGACGAGCTGATGAAGACCGCCGACGCCGCCGAGGGGATCAACGCGTTCCTGGAGAAACGCAAGCCGGTGTGGAAGGGAAAATGA
- a CDS encoding CoA-transferase has product MTSPATEAPRVKPAYTMGELMVAAAAREIKDGEVVFVGMRLPLIAFVVAKRTHAPHAVGLFENGVVRSTPAQELIYTMADPPNILGATQCLDMLSVMSMLQSGRVHLGFLGAAEVDRFGNLNSTQVHGPKGMVRLPGSGGACDIASLAQRFVVLLEHSKHRLPERVSYITSPGNGDGKGWRERVGLPRGGPSAAITTKAVLRFGEDGEAFLASVHPGVSIEDVVANTGWKLRVPSGVGETAVPTPAELKAIRDYDKEGFWTS; this is encoded by the coding sequence ATGACGTCCCCTGCCACAGAAGCTCCGCGAGTGAAGCCCGCCTACACCATGGGGGAACTGATGGTGGCCGCGGCGGCGCGGGAGATCAAAGACGGCGAGGTGGTGTTCGTCGGAATGCGCCTGCCGCTGATCGCCTTCGTGGTGGCCAAGCGCACGCACGCGCCGCATGCGGTTGGACTCTTCGAGAATGGCGTGGTGCGTTCGACGCCGGCGCAGGAACTCATCTACACCATGGCCGACCCGCCAAACATCCTCGGCGCGACGCAGTGTCTGGACATGCTGAGCGTGATGAGCATGTTGCAGTCGGGACGGGTGCACCTGGGGTTCCTGGGCGCGGCGGAGGTCGATCGCTTCGGCAACCTGAACTCTACGCAGGTGCACGGGCCTAAGGGAATGGTGCGTCTGCCGGGCTCAGGAGGAGCCTGCGACATCGCGTCCCTGGCGCAGCGATTCGTCGTCCTGCTGGAACATTCCAAGCACCGCCTCCCGGAGCGCGTTTCCTACATCACCAGCCCTGGGAACGGCGATGGCAAAGGATGGCGGGAGCGGGTCGGCCTGCCGCGTGGCGGGCCCTCAGCGGCGATCACTACCAAAGCCGTCCTGCGCTTCGGTGAAGACGGCGAGGCGTTTCTTGCATCGGTGCACCCGGGCGTCAGCATCGAGGACGTGGTCGCGAATACCGGATGGAAGCTGCGCGTCCCGTCCGGCGTGGGCGAGACTGCGGTACCCACCCCCGCCGAGCTGAAGGCGATCCGCGACTACGACAAGGAAGGATTCTGGACCAGTTAG
- a CDS encoding TetR/AcrR family transcriptional regulator: MPAATAQIAAARRANGARPRFGERMDEILRHAADVFCEKGYEGASMRDLSRATKMSLAGLYYYFESKEKLLYLIQKHTFSTILAHLHERLEGVRDPEDRLRVFIQNHLQYFLANRKAMKVLSHESDALKGEFGEEIRAIKREYFRTCVDLVAGVMRRGKAAGVQSSRREELRIAALSLFGMMNWIYTWYNPRVDADATVLAGQMSKIFLNGVLCGAHASATKRRKPASRRKP; encoded by the coding sequence ATGCCTGCCGCCACCGCTCAAATCGCCGCTGCCCGCCGCGCCAACGGCGCACGCCCGCGTTTCGGCGAGCGCATGGACGAGATCCTGCGCCACGCCGCCGACGTCTTCTGCGAAAAGGGCTACGAAGGCGCCAGTATGCGCGACCTTTCCCGCGCCACGAAGATGTCGCTGGCGGGCCTTTATTACTACTTCGAGAGCAAGGAAAAACTCCTCTACCTGATCCAGAAGCACACGTTCTCCACCATCCTGGCGCACCTGCACGAGCGGCTGGAGGGCGTCCGTGATCCCGAAGACCGCCTGCGCGTCTTCATCCAGAACCACCTGCAATATTTCCTGGCGAACCGCAAGGCGATGAAGGTGCTCTCGCACGAGAGCGATGCGCTCAAGGGCGAGTTCGGCGAGGAGATCCGCGCCATCAAGCGGGAATACTTCCGCACCTGCGTGGACCTGGTGGCGGGCGTGATGCGCAGGGGCAAAGCGGCGGGCGTACAATCGTCGCGTCGCGAGGAGCTGCGCATCGCGGCGCTGAGCCTGTTCGGCATGATGAACTGGATCTACACCTGGTACAACCCGCGGGTGGACGCCGATGCCACCGTCCTCGCCGGGCAGATGTCCAAGATCTTTTTGAACGGCGTGCTCTGTGGGGCGCACGCCTCCGCCACCAAGCGGAGAAAACCTGCGTCCCGCCGCAAGCCATAA
- a CDS encoding amino acid decarboxylase — protein MSSEAGRPAVSPSFITPEYIEDFRRAAHQAVDWVADYLRDPRRYPVVSKIKPGDLIDALPAAAPEQGENYEKILRDFEKLVIPAVTHWNHPDFFAFFATSSCAPAIIGELLSAALNTNGLHWKTSPALAELEQVSLAWLRQWMGLPDEFFGIIYDTASVGSLHAIAAAREFVDPEAHARGSLGNLVLYTSEQSHSSIEKGAIALGIGQNNVRKIPTDAEFRMRPDALAAAIGQDIAAGRKPFCVIATVGTTSSTSVDPVPQIADICERHKIWLHVDAAYAGTAAIVPEYQHILEGCERAHSFLVNPMKWMFIPVDLDAFYTRYPDILRRTFSLVPEYLRTTGAGREVNLMDYAIPLGRRFRALKLWMTMRYFGREGIVRILRAHMEWAQRLSEMVDADPQFERVAPVPFSVVCFRYKGSDDDNRRIVERVNDSGKAYISQTVLNGRIVVRIAIGNLGTTWDDVAQCWELVRAAAKPI, from the coding sequence ATGTCTTCCGAAGCCGGGCGACCGGCCGTCTCTCCCTCTTTCATTACTCCCGAATACATCGAAGATTTCCGTCGGGCCGCGCATCAGGCGGTGGACTGGGTGGCCGACTACCTGCGCGACCCACGCCGCTACCCCGTTGTGTCGAAGATTAAGCCGGGTGACCTGATTGACGCGCTGCCCGCAGCGGCGCCCGAGCAGGGCGAAAATTACGAGAAGATCCTTCGGGATTTCGAAAAGCTGGTCATCCCGGCGGTGACGCACTGGAACCATCCCGACTTTTTCGCCTTCTTTGCCACCAGTTCCTGCGCGCCCGCAATCATCGGCGAGCTGCTCAGCGCCGCGCTGAACACCAATGGACTGCACTGGAAGACCTCGCCGGCGCTGGCCGAGCTCGAGCAAGTGTCATTGGCCTGGCTGCGGCAGTGGATGGGCCTGCCCGACGAATTCTTCGGCATCATCTATGACACTGCGTCAGTCGGCAGTCTGCACGCCATCGCCGCGGCCCGCGAATTCGTCGATCCGGAAGCCCATGCGCGCGGCAGCCTGGGCAACCTGGTCCTCTACACCTCGGAACAGTCGCATTCTTCGATCGAGAAGGGCGCGATCGCGCTGGGCATCGGGCAAAACAACGTGCGCAAGATTCCGACGGATGCGGAATTCCGCATGAGACCGGACGCGCTCGCCGCAGCGATCGGGCAGGACATCGCGGCGGGTCGCAAGCCGTTCTGCGTGATCGCGACCGTGGGTACGACTTCCTCGACCAGCGTCGATCCTGTCCCGCAGATCGCCGACATCTGCGAGCGGCACAAAATCTGGCTGCACGTGGACGCCGCTTACGCGGGCACGGCGGCGATCGTCCCCGAATACCAGCACATACTGGAGGGCTGCGAGCGGGCGCATTCGTTCCTGGTCAACCCGATGAAGTGGATGTTCATCCCCGTGGACCTGGACGCCTTCTACACCCGCTATCCCGACATCCTGCGCCGCACCTTCTCCCTGGTGCCGGAATACCTGCGGACGACCGGGGCGGGGAGGGAAGTGAACCTGATGGACTACGCCATCCCGCTCGGCCGCCGCTTCCGCGCGCTGAAGCTGTGGATGACCATGCGCTACTTCGGGCGCGAGGGGATCGTGCGCATCCTGCGGGCGCACATGGAATGGGCGCAGAGGCTGTCTGAGATGGTGGACGCTGATCCGCAGTTCGAGCGGGTCGCGCCCGTGCCGTTCTCCGTGGTCTGCTTCCGCTACAAAGGGTCGGATGACGACAATCGGCGCATCGTCGAGCGGGTGAACGATTCAGGCAAGGCCTACATTTCGCAGACGGTCCTGAACGGCCGCATCGTTGTGCGCATCGCCATCGGCAACCTCGGCACCACCTGGGACGACGTGGCGCAATGCTGGGAGCTGGTGCGCGCCGCAGCGAAACCCATTTAA
- a CDS encoding phenylacetate-CoA oxygenase subunit PaaI yields the protein MPGKVFKIGTFADWVGLFEDWRREIGVNTEEIQNFKFDTLYGAIETDEIQFGSFKGRKKWENLRQIPTQQIRDALLNMIVYQGDTEFASVEQQRNLFQMAPSDWDRKALTRVMIEEMRHGWQMCALLVEYFGASGKVEAQKMLERRAFENKRLLGAFNVDVDNWLDFYTYTDFVDRDGKFQLQMLKYSAFAPLGRSMSYMLREEAFHMGTGNDGLARIVKAGVIPAWLMQKYLNKWISTSHDLFGTDNSSSAHWAYVWGVKGRYDEPKNQAAPDLDDVNDYNRHLYHDEVAGLIERLNNLQKPGEPKLYAPDIRFNREIGRWKGQKFHPLSGEAMGEKEYEQRWAEFMPTAEDKKLLLDIIANEPKWLAPKEGARDPLATIGEVRKSAINI from the coding sequence ATGCCGGGTAAAGTTTTCAAGATTGGGACCTTCGCCGACTGGGTCGGCCTCTTCGAGGATTGGCGCAGAGAGATCGGCGTCAACACCGAGGAGATCCAGAATTTCAAGTTCGACACGCTCTACGGGGCGATCGAGACCGACGAGATCCAGTTCGGCTCATTCAAGGGCCGCAAGAAGTGGGAGAACCTGCGCCAGATCCCCACGCAGCAGATCCGCGACGCCCTGCTCAACATGATCGTCTATCAGGGCGACACCGAGTTCGCATCGGTGGAGCAACAGCGGAACCTGTTCCAGATGGCGCCCAGCGACTGGGACCGCAAGGCGCTCACCCGCGTCATGATCGAAGAGATGCGCCACGGCTGGCAGATGTGCGCGCTGCTGGTAGAGTATTTCGGCGCGTCGGGCAAGGTCGAGGCGCAGAAGATGCTGGAGCGCCGCGCCTTCGAGAACAAGCGCCTGCTCGGCGCCTTCAACGTGGACGTGGACAACTGGCTCGACTTCTACACCTACACCGATTTCGTCGACCGCGACGGCAAGTTCCAGCTCCAGATGCTGAAGTACTCGGCCTTCGCGCCGCTGGGGCGGTCCATGTCGTACATGCTGCGCGAAGAGGCGTTCCACATGGGCACCGGCAACGACGGCCTGGCGCGCATCGTGAAGGCTGGCGTGATCCCGGCGTGGCTCATGCAGAAGTATCTGAACAAGTGGATCTCGACCTCGCACGACCTGTTCGGCACCGACAATTCATCCTCAGCGCATTGGGCGTACGTCTGGGGAGTGAAGGGTCGCTACGACGAGCCCAAGAACCAGGCCGCTCCCGACCTCGACGACGTCAACGATTACAACCGGCACCTGTACCACGACGAGGTCGCGGGGCTGATCGAGCGCCTGAACAATCTTCAGAAGCCAGGCGAGCCTAAGCTCTATGCGCCGGACATCCGATTCAACCGCGAGATCGGACGCTGGAAGGGGCAGAAATTCCATCCGCTGAGCGGAGAGGCGATGGGCGAGAAGGAATACGAACAGCGCTGGGCGGAATTCATGCCTACCGCCGAGGACAAGAAGCTGCTGCTCGACATCATCGCCAACGAGCCCAAGTGGCTCGCCCCCAAAGAGGGCGCGCGCGACCCGCTGGCCACTATCGGCGAGGTGCGCAAGTCGGCCATCAATATCTAG
- a CDS encoding dihydrodipicolinate synthase family protein has protein sequence MLLHGIFPPIATPFYPDGKVYFKKLEHNVARYSKTPIAGIVVLGSTGEAILLSDEERRDVFKCARENAAPDKVLIAGTGIESAIETLRLTEQAAKLGYDVAMVRTPHYYKKQMHPQNLLAFYRTVADQSPLPVIIYNFPQATGYDIPAEVVTELAEHPNLIGIKESCGVIEKIKKMVDSTRHVHFETTVTEVFAAVTPRMMTACASSAGPDMVAAESLGGVATAAPARIKTRKKEVGFQVLVGSAQSLKPSLDVGAVGAILAFADAAPTACYEIYAAYKEEDMALAEEKQKRIAQAAVDVVGKLGVPGVKYGMDLNGYYGGPSRLPFLPLTAEQKADVERLMADIRN, from the coding sequence ATGCTTTTGCACGGCATCTTCCCGCCCATCGCCACGCCGTTCTATCCCGACGGCAAAGTCTATTTCAAGAAGCTCGAGCACAACGTGGCCCGTTACTCCAAGACGCCGATCGCGGGCATCGTGGTGCTGGGCTCGACCGGCGAAGCCATACTGCTCTCCGATGAGGAGCGCCGCGACGTCTTCAAGTGTGCGCGCGAGAACGCAGCACCGGACAAAGTCCTGATCGCGGGAACGGGCATCGAGTCGGCGATCGAGACCCTGCGCCTGACCGAGCAGGCCGCCAAGCTGGGCTACGACGTCGCCATGGTGCGCACGCCGCACTATTACAAGAAGCAGATGCACCCGCAGAACCTTCTGGCGTTCTACCGCACCGTGGCCGACCAGTCGCCGCTGCCGGTCATCATCTACAACTTCCCGCAAGCGACCGGCTACGACATTCCGGCGGAGGTCGTCACCGAATTGGCAGAGCACCCGAACCTGATCGGAATAAAGGAATCGTGCGGCGTGATCGAAAAGATCAAGAAAATGGTGGACAGCACGCGGCACGTGCATTTCGAGACCACGGTCACCGAGGTCTTCGCCGCCGTGACACCGCGCATGATGACGGCGTGCGCCAGCTCCGCCGGGCCCGACATGGTCGCCGCCGAATCTCTGGGCGGAGTCGCCACCGCGGCCCCGGCAAGAATCAAGACGCGCAAGAAAGAAGTCGGATTCCAGGTGCTGGTGGGCTCGGCGCAGTCGCTGAAGCCATCGCTCGACGTGGGCGCCGTGGGCGCGATCCTGGCATTCGCCGACGCGGCCCCGACCGCCTGCTACGAGATCTATGCCGCCTACAAGGAAGAGGACATGGCGCTGGCCGAAGAGAAGCAGAAGCGCATCGCGCAGGCGGCCGTGGATGTCGTCGGCAAACTCGGTGTGCCGGGCGTCAAGTATGGGATGGATCTGAATGGCTACTACGGCGGGCCCTCGCGCCTACCTTTCCTGCCACTCACCGCGGAGCAGAAGGCCGACGTGGAACGCCTGATGGCGGATATCAGGAATTAG
- a CDS encoding aldehyde dehydrogenase family protein, whose translation MLTATKTQIRPGKLLINGEWCDGQKTFDTINPATGEVLTQVNEAGAEGVDRAAKAAREAFEKTGKGTWRSMSASERGKILWRIADLIEKNIDEMAELETLDNGKPIFESRYVDMPMIVDVFRYYAGWATKIHGETINTFENAFTYTLREPVGVIGAIVAWNFPLLLASWKLGPALACGNTVVLKPAEQTPLSALRFGELAMEAGLPAGVLNIVTGGPEAGKALVAHAGVDKIAFTGSTAVGKEIMRSSADTLKRVTLELGGKSPNIVFADSDMDSAVKGAINGIFYGKGEVCNAGSRLFVERKVHDFFVDKLVERTRKMQPGDPLDPKTRLGAIVSQEQMKTVLGYIEAGKSEGAQLITGGKRVSVGNGNGFFLEPTIFDGVRNDMKIAQEEIFGPVLSVLDFDDIEQVATLANQTPYGLAAAIWTNDIKKAHTLSRRLRAGMVWINTYGLMDASLPFGGYKSSGFGRDLGAAALEGYTEVKSVWLNL comes from the coding sequence ATGCTGACCGCAACCAAAACGCAGATCCGCCCAGGCAAGCTGCTGATCAACGGCGAGTGGTGTGATGGCCAGAAGACCTTCGACACCATCAACCCGGCGACGGGGGAAGTGCTGACGCAGGTCAACGAGGCGGGCGCCGAAGGCGTGGATCGCGCAGCGAAGGCGGCGCGTGAAGCATTCGAGAAGACCGGCAAGGGCACGTGGCGCTCGATGTCGGCCAGCGAGCGCGGAAAGATCTTGTGGCGCATCGCCGACCTAATTGAAAAAAACATCGACGAGATGGCCGAACTCGAGACTCTCGATAACGGCAAGCCCATCTTCGAGTCGCGATATGTGGACATGCCGATGATTGTGGACGTCTTCCGCTACTACGCGGGGTGGGCGACCAAGATCCACGGCGAGACCATCAACACCTTCGAGAACGCCTTCACCTACACGCTGCGCGAGCCGGTGGGGGTCATCGGCGCGATCGTGGCGTGGAATTTCCCGCTCTTACTGGCCTCCTGGAAGCTGGGGCCGGCACTGGCCTGCGGCAACACGGTCGTGCTCAAGCCGGCGGAGCAGACGCCGCTCTCTGCGCTGCGTTTCGGCGAGCTGGCCATGGAGGCCGGCCTGCCCGCGGGCGTGCTCAACATCGTGACCGGCGGGCCGGAGGCAGGCAAGGCGCTGGTAGCGCACGCAGGGGTGGACAAGATCGCCTTCACCGGTTCGACCGCGGTGGGCAAGGAGATCATGCGCTCGTCGGCCGACACGCTGAAGCGCGTCACGCTGGAGCTGGGCGGCAAGTCGCCTAACATCGTCTTCGCCGATTCCGACATGGATTCGGCGGTAAAGGGCGCGATCAACGGCATTTTCTACGGCAAGGGCGAAGTCTGCAACGCGGGCTCGCGCTTGTTCGTCGAGCGCAAGGTCCACGACTTCTTCGTGGACAAGCTGGTCGAGCGCACCAGGAAGATGCAACCCGGCGACCCGCTTGACCCCAAGACGCGCCTGGGCGCCATCGTCAGCCAGGAGCAGATGAAGACCGTGCTCGGCTACATCGAGGCGGGTAAGAGCGAGGGCGCGCAGCTCATCACCGGTGGCAAGCGCGTGTCGGTCGGCAACGGTAACGGGTTTTTCCTGGAGCCGACCATCTTCGACGGCGTCAGAAACGACATGAAGATCGCGCAGGAAGAGATCTTCGGCCCGGTGCTGAGCGTGCTCGATTTCGACGACATCGAGCAGGTCGCCACGCTGGCCAACCAGACTCCATACGGCCTGGCCGCCGCCATCTGGACCAACGACATCAAGAAGGCCCACACGCTCTCGCGCCGCCTGCGCGCGGGCATGGTGTGGATCAACACATACGGATTGATGGACGCGTCTCTGCCCTTCGGCGGCTATAAGAGCTCCGGCTTCGGGCGTGACCTGGGAGCGGCAGCGCTGGAAGGCTACACGGAAGTGAAGTCCGTGTGGCTGAACCTATAG
- a CDS encoding sulfurtransferase, whose protein sequence is MDYEITVQEVREKLVSASITLVDVREPEEFRLASIEGAKHIPMGDVPMRAHQELDPDDHIVVVCHHGVRSLNVTNWLRAQGFEKAQSMRGGIDRWSREVDPKVPVY, encoded by the coding sequence ATGGATTACGAGATTACAGTTCAGGAAGTTAGAGAGAAGTTGGTGAGCGCCTCGATCACGCTCGTCGACGTTCGCGAGCCCGAGGAGTTTCGCCTGGCGAGCATCGAGGGCGCGAAGCACATCCCCATGGGCGATGTGCCCATGCGCGCGCACCAGGAGCTCGATCCCGATGACCACATCGTCGTGGTGTGTCATCATGGCGTGCGCTCGCTCAACGTGACCAACTGGCTGCGCGCCCAGGGATTCGAGAAGGCGCAGTCCATGCGCGGCGGCATCGATCGCTGGTCGCGGGAAGTGGATCCGAAAGTGCCGGTGTACTGA
- a CDS encoding DUF1028 domain-containing protein — protein MKYALIAYAAVIVLVLTLKPTPQSKGPECGPGVLCIRDQKTVQAELRETPKPLRPVHTFSIVARDTETGEMGVAVQSHWFSVGSIVTWAEAGVGAVATQSFVDPSYGKLGLDLMRAGKSAPEALTGLLAGDEGRQVRQVAMIDTQGKVAVWTGCKDIQAAGDHAGNQIEGGALFGDSGCKSQVHLGTGYSTEANLMSNDKVWPAMAKAYESTKGDLADRMLAALDAAQAVGGDIRGRQSAALVIVKAKPSGKPWEDRIFDLRVDDAVEPLKELRKLVVLQRAYNHMNAGDLAVEHKDNEAALREYATAEKLTEGAAGVDPSRLAEMRYWHAVALVNMGRVDESLPIFQKVFATPGIGENWRTLTPRLPKSGLLPDDAKLIQRITAAR, from the coding sequence ATGAAATACGCTCTCATCGCTTACGCCGCCGTGATCGTGCTGGTGCTGACGCTCAAGCCCACGCCACAAAGCAAGGGCCCGGAGTGCGGCCCCGGCGTGCTCTGCATCCGCGACCAGAAGACCGTGCAAGCGGAACTGCGGGAGACGCCCAAGCCGCTGCGGCCGGTGCACACCTTTTCCATCGTGGCGCGCGACACTGAGACCGGGGAGATGGGCGTCGCCGTCCAATCGCACTGGTTTTCCGTGGGCTCGATCGTGACGTGGGCGGAAGCGGGCGTGGGCGCGGTGGCCACGCAGTCGTTCGTCGATCCGTCGTACGGCAAGTTGGGATTGGATCTCATGCGGGCAGGGAAGAGCGCGCCCGAAGCGCTGACCGGACTACTCGCCGGGGACGAAGGCCGTCAGGTCAGGCAAGTCGCGATGATCGACACTCAAGGTAAGGTGGCGGTTTGGACCGGATGCAAAGACATCCAAGCCGCAGGCGACCATGCCGGAAACCAGATCGAAGGCGGAGCGCTATTCGGCGACTCTGGTTGCAAAAGTCAGGTTCACCTTGGCACAGGCTACTCCACCGAGGCTAACCTGATGTCCAATGACAAAGTCTGGCCGGCGATGGCGAAGGCCTACGAGTCCACGAAGGGGGACTTGGCCGACCGGATGCTGGCGGCGCTGGATGCGGCGCAGGCAGTCGGCGGAGACATCCGCGGACGCCAGTCTGCGGCGTTGGTGATCGTGAAGGCAAAACCGAGCGGTAAGCCATGGGAAGACCGCATCTTCGATCTGCGCGTGGACGATGCCGTCGAGCCGCTGAAGGAACTTCGCAAGCTGGTCGTGCTCCAGCGCGCTTACAACCACATGAACGCCGGCGACCTCGCGGTGGAGCACAAGGACAACGAAGCCGCGCTGCGCGAGTATGCGACCGCAGAAAAGCTGACCGAAGGCGCCGCGGGCGTCGATCCCAGCCGCCTGGCCGAGATGCGTTACTGGCACGCGGTCGCGCTGGTCAACATGGGGCGCGTGGACGAGTCGCTGCCCATCTTCCAGAAGGTGTTCGCCACGCCCGGGATCGGCGAGAACTGGCGCACGCTGACCCCGCGCCTGCCCAAGTCCGGCTTGCTGCCCGACGATGCCAAGCTGATCCAGAGGATCACGGCGGCGAGATAG